TGGAAAGAATTAACCGATTATATAACTAAAAATAACATTAAAATACAAAAAGATCCTAAATATATAACCTTTTTTTACGATGAGGAACATAAAGATAATAATGTAGATACAGCGGTAGGAGTGTCTGTAAATAGATTAAATCAAAATGACGGTAATTTTAAATACATACAATCTGAAGAAATAAAAAACATGGCTTCAATAATGGTCTACGGCGATTTTAGTAATATAGGAAAGTATTATTATAATTTTGCAAAGTGGCTGGAAAATCATAATTATTATAAAATCAAAAACCCTACAAGACAAATATGCCATATAGGTCCGTTTAATAACAGTGAGCCCGATAAATATTTAACAGAACTTCAAATCCCGCTTATAAAAAATTCTTGACCCTCACACCGTGTGAAGGATTATACTGCGAATATAGGAAACGGAGGTATAATAAAATGAATAAAAATTTAACAGTAAATCCTATAGGTAAAATCGAAGTAAATAATGATATCATTTATATCAGGCTGGATAAAGAATATATTTCGGGATTAAAAGAACTAAGCGATTTTTCTCATGCAGAAATAATCTGGTGGTTCAGTGAAAGTGATAAAGAAGAATATAGAAATATAATAGAAGTCGAAAGTCCATATAAAAATTCTCCAGAAATAATGGGGACATTTGCGACACGTTCACCGTTCAGACCAAATCCAATAGCCTTATCTGTTATAGATATTGCGGATATAGACTTAAATGAGGGAATAATAAAGACTTATTATATAGACGCTTATAATAATAGTCCGATATTAGATATAAAACCGTATACGCCAAGCCTAGACAGGGTTAAAAATCCCATAGTACCTTACTGGTGTAAACACTGGCCAAAAAGCATTGAAGAATCGGCAGATTTTAACTGGGAAAATGAATTTAATTTTTAAATTACATAATTGGCTTTTCTTTTTATATAATAATTTTTTATCTTATAAAATTAAATATAGAAAATATAAAATGAATAATAAAAAATACTGCTTATTAAATAAGCAGTATTTAATTTTACTTTTCAAAATCCTTAAACATCAAGCTAGGCTGTATCCCCGTATTGTTTTGATATTTACCGCTTGAATATAAATCATAATCTCCATGGATATCATGAAAATAAATTTGGCATATTTCCACGTTAGGATAAATTTTGATAGGCTGAACACAAAAAATTTCAAGTGTCCAATATCCGGCAAAACCAATATCACCAAATCCTGCCGTAACATGAATAAATAAACCTAACCTACCAGTTGAAGAACGCCCTTCCAACATAGGAACAAATTTATCCGTCTTTGTAAATTCATTTGTCCTGCCGAGATATAGTTTATTTGGTTCCAATATAAGTCCGTCTTCCGGAATTACGATTTTCGAAGCTTTGTTTTCTTTTTTCATATCTAGTAAATCATTATCATAAACAAGCAGCTCATTGGATAAAGATAGGTTATAACTGTTAGGATTTATTCTATTTTTATCATACGGTTCTATTATTATTTCTTTTCCTATATGTTTTTCAATTTCTTTTCCTGATAATATCATTATTAACACCTCATATACAATAAATATTTATAGTCAAGATATATTAAAGACAGTATAACATAAACAATTATATTTGAATAAAAAACATTGTATTATTTTAAGGTTTTATTTACCTATATGCTATAATATTTATATACATATATTATCAGGGAAATAAAAAATAGGAAAAATACAAGAAAGAAAAGTTTATTTTATTAATTGTTCCTTTATTAATAATTATAATTATAGGTATTTTGATTACATTAGGACTCAATTATAAATATGACAGTAATAATGGAAAAGAAATCTATAATAGAATAAAAAATTCTGATTATAATTTTGAAATTAAAAATAATGCTTTGAATTTATATTACACAACAGATTTTAATAAATATATATTTAAATTTTATTTATCCGAAAACAATAATGTTACAAAATATTCTTTTAATGAATATCCTTTAGATAAAAATAATTATATAGTAATTTTTTATTACAGTAATTATGATCAATATGCCGTTATAAAAAATAAAAATCTATCTGAAATAACTTACGATATGGTTACGGAAGAAAAAGTAAAAGGTAAAAGAAATATCAATAAAACCGAAAAATCCAATATAGAAAATCTTGATGACATTAATTTTGATATTTTATATGAAATGGATGTATCTCAAGATGACCTTTTTGACTTTGCAAATTATTATTTAATGAATATAGAAGTGTTAAAAAGATACGACAACAAATAAGTAACTTATAATACTTAAAATTTACTAATAAATCATTTATTTATATTAAAATTTGCTTAAATTTTACATTTTTTAACTTATAGTATGATACAATATAATTTACGAAAATCGTTAAAAGAGAGGATTTATAAATGGGATTACTTGGAGCGGTTGCAAAATCTTTAGATACTAAAGAAATTAAAAAATTAGAAAAAACTGCAGATAAAATAGAAGCATTGGCAGATGAATATTCTGCTTTAAGCGATGAGGATCTACAACATAAAACTATAGAATTCAAAGAAAGATTATCCAATGGGGAAACATTGGATGATTTGCTTGTAGAAGCTTTTGCTACGGTAAGAGAAGCATCAACAAGGATACTCGGACTCAGACATTTTAAAGTTCAGCTGATAGGGGGTATCATTCTTCATCAGGGAAATATAGCCGAAATGAAAACAGGTGAAGGTAAAACGTTGATGGCAACACTTCCAGCATACTTAAATGCACTTGATGGCAAAGGTGTTCATATAGTAACAGTAAATGATTATTTGGCAAAAAGAGACAGTGAATGGAACGGAAAAATGTTTAATTTTCTGGGATTAAACGTTGGACTTATTGTTCACGGTCTAGAGTTTGAAGAAAAGAAAGCAGCATATGCAGCGGATATAACTTATGGTACAAATAACGAATTCGGTTTTGATTATCTAAGAGATAACATGGTTACCGAAATGGATGAAATGGTCCAAAGAGATCTGAATTATGCCATTGTGGATGAAGTGGACAGTATTTTGATAGATGAAGCCAGAACTCCTCTTATCATTTCGGGAAGCGGAAATGAAAGCACTAAAAGATATTATGACGCAAATGCATTCATTAAAACTCTTAAAAAAGAAGAGGACTATGCGGTTGACGAAAAAGAAAAAACTTGTAACTTAACCGAAAAAGGTATAGCAAAAGCCGAAAGAGCATTCAATATTGAAAATCTATCCGATATAAACAATATGGAACTTCAGCATCATATAAATCAAGCTTTAAGAGCTAATACATTGATGTTCAGAGACAGAGATTATGTTGTAAGAGACGGAGAAGTTTTAATCGTAGATGAATTTACCGGAAGGATCATGGAAGGAAGAAGATATTCCGAAGGATTACATCAGGCAATAGAAGCAAAAGAAGGAGTTAAAGTAGAAAGAGAAAGTGTTACACTTGCTACTATTACATTCCAGAACTATTTCAGGATGTACAATAAACTTGCCGGCATGACAGGTACAGCTAAGACGGAAGAAGAAGAATTTAAAGAAATATATAATATGAACGTTCTTCAAGTTCCTACAAATAAACCTCTGATCAGAGAAGATATGAGAGATGCAGTCTTTACAACAAAAAAAGGTAAAGAAAAAGCAATCATCAATGAAATAAAAGAAAGACATGATAAAGGTCAGCCTATTTTGGTCGGTACGATAGCTATAGAAGACAGTGAAAGACTAAGTAAACTTCTCAAAAGAGAAGGTATCAAACATAGTGTACTTAATGCTAAATTCCATGAAAAAGAAGCCGAAATCATAGCAAATGCCGGACAGATGGGAACAGTTACAATTTCAACGAATATGGCAGGTAGAGGTACCGATATAGTTCTAGGAGAAGGTGTTAAAGAATTAGGCGGTCTTCATATACTAGGTACAGAAAGACACGAAAGCAGAAGAATTGATAATCAGCTTCGTGGTAGGTCGGGTAGACAGGGAGATCCGGGTTCTTCACAATTCTTTATTTCCCTCGAAGATGATTTAATGAGACTTTTCGGAGGAGAAAGAATACAAAATTTTGCAAGTAAAACGAACTTGGAAGAAGATGAAGCTTTAGAAAGCAGAATGCTTACAAGAACGATAGAAAATGCTCAAAAGCAAATAGAAGGTAAAAACTTCGGAATAAGAAAATATGTACTTCAATACGATGATGTAATGAATAAACAAAGAAAAGTTATTTATGATCAAAGGAAGAAAGTACTTAAAGGTGAAGATGTATCCGATGCAATAAGAGAAATGATAGACTCCATTATCGATAATATAGTTGAATCTTTTACGACAGAAGAACACTTTACGGATAATTGGAACTACGATAAAATAAAAGAAAATATATTTAATATCTTTGACATTAAAATGGAATTTGATAGTTCCATAGACAGTAAAGAAAAATTAAAAGATATAATAAAAGAAGCAGTATATTCTTTATATAAGAAAAAAGAAGAAGAATTTTCGACTCAGGAACTCAGAGAACTTGAAAGACTTGTACTTTTAAGAGTAGTGGATTCAAACTGGATGGAACATATAGATAATATGGACCAATTAAAACAAGGTATCAACCTTAGAGCTTACGGACAGGTAGACCCTGTTCAAGCGTATACAAAAGAAGGTTTTGGTATGTTTGAAGAAATGAATGAAGTAATAAAAGAAGATACGGTTAAATACTTGTTTCATATGGAAAGAGTTGAAGAAATCGTAAACGAAGCACCTAAAGAAATGTATGTAAATGATGGAGAAGAACCGGCTAAAAAGAAACCGGTAGTAAATAAAAATAAAGTCGGAAGAAACGACCCATGTCCATGCGGAAGCGGAAAAAAATATAAAAAATGCTGCGGAAGAAATCAAAATTAATAAAAAAGTCCTGATTTAAATCAGGACTTTTTTAATTATTTAATTTGTTTTATTTAATCAGATTGAATAAAAAATTAATTTATTTATATTTCAACTTTTATTATTAGTATACTTATAAATAATATTTGAATAAGTATATTTATTATTAACATAAATTTTAATAATATTTTTTTAACCTATTTTATAACCAATATATTTATAAAACACAAAATGCATTACTTAATCATAAAAATAATAGCATATATAGTAGAAATATAGTATATTTACACTGTTTATAACACATAAAATAAATGTTGATAATTTAGCATTTTTTGTTATAATAGATAAAAAGACCACTTATCTACATATATTATAGAAGTTATTAACATTTATTGTGGGTAAATTATTAATAAGCCTATTTTTTTTCTGCTTTTTTAGGAAAATATGCTAATTCAAAGATCGTTTATATGTTGATAACTTAAATGTTAATAAAATTTATAAGTTGAATTATAAGTTTTTTACATTTGTATATGTTTTTTTACTATTGATATTTATATTACTACTTGGAGGTTAAAATGTCTTTTAAAACAGAATTATGGAACAATGCACTGGAATATTTAGAAGATGAATTATCTGATTTTGTGTTTAAAGAATATTTCGAAACATCAATAACACCTTTAGCTTATGAAAATGATACATTTTTTCTGCAAGTTCCCGACGAAGGAAATAAAATACTACTTGAAGGACAATATGCAGTATTGGTTGAAAATGCTTTAAAATATTATACTCAAAGATATATTAAAGTTAAATTCGTAGTCGCTTCATCAAATGATATGGTTTATAGCGAAAATGAGGCTATAGATGAAATTGCAGCGGCAGAACCTAAACCGAGTGTGGAATATAATGTATATAATACTTCTTACATACAATTCAATCCCAAATATACATTTGATTCTTTTGTGGTAGGTCCAAATAACAGATTCGCTCACGCAGCTTCTTTAGCTGTTGCGGATGCTCCTGCTAAAAAGTACAATCCTCTTTTTATATACGGGGGAGTTGGACTCGGAAAAACCCATTTAATGCACGCAATTGCACAACATATACTTAGAAAAGACCCTACAAAAAAAGTAGTCTTATTATCAAGTGAACAATTCCTAAATGAATTCTTGGATGCTATACAAAATAAAACAAATGTACAGTTTAGAAATAAATACAGAAATGCAGATGTATTATTGATTGATGATATTCAATTTATAGCAGGAAAAAATGAAACACAAAATGAATTTTTCCATACATTCAATGCACTCCAAGGTTCAAATAAACAAATAATACTAACATCAGATAAACCTCCAAAAGAAATCCCTCACCTTGAAGACAGACTTCGTTCCAGATTTTCTCTTGGATTGATATGTGATATATCTATGCCGGATTTTGAAACAAGACTTGCGATACTCAGAAAGAAAGCAAAAGAAGAAAATTATCAGGTAAGCAACGAAATACTTAATTATATAGCGGAAAATATAGAATCCAATATAAGAGAACTCGAAGGCTTATTATTAAAAGTAATGGCACTCAATGAATTTTATAACAAACCTTTAACATTAGACCTTGTAAAAAAACAATTAAAAGATATAATTGATATAAGCGATAAAAAAATATCTATGGATTTGATTACAAAGGTGGTTTGTGATTATTATAATATAAGTAAAGCCGATATTTTATCAAAAAGGAGAACTAAAAATATAGCTTTTCCTAGACAAATAAGCATGTATTTATCCAGAGAACTTACAGATAGTTCTCTTCCCGCAATAGGTGATTACTACGGAGGAAGAGATCATTCGACAGTAATCCACGGATATGATAAAATAAAGGAAGAACTTAAGACAAACGGAACACTTGAAGAAGAGATAAAGAAGATAACTCTTGAAATAAAAAACAGTAAATAACAACTTATTAAGATAGTTATCCTAATAAAATTATTGATTATTAACAGTAAAAAACAGTCGAAATCAGCTGATAAAAATAGATTTTTGACTTATCAACATTATCAACACTACTAATACTATTACTCTTTAATAATTAATAATTCTATAAAGATAAAATGACAGTTAATTCTATAACAGAAAGGATACTAATAAATGAACATAAAAGTTGATAGAAATGAATTTTTAAAAGCACTTATAACGGTAAGTAAAGCAACGACTCTTAGAAATGTAGGATCTTTGGAAGGAATACTACTTGAAAGCTATGATGATGTACTTTCTTTATATGCAACAAATAAAGAAATACAGATATCAACGATAATAGATGCTAAAGTAATAAGAGAAGGTAAACTTTTAATAAATTCAAGGATACTAAGTGATATAGTCAGAAGTTTTGATAACGGTGAAGTTGAAATAGATGCGGATGAAAATAATAATATTAAATTAACTTGTTTAAATTCAAAGTTTAATATTACAGCTATGGATCATAGAACATTCCCAAATAAAGAAGTTTATAATATAAATGATTTTATAAAAATGGACAACCATGTCATAAGAAATATGATAAAAGAAACATCTTTTGCATGTGCAACTTCCGATTCCGTTTCTCCTATACTTACGGGTATACTAATAGAAAATAATGATGAAGATATTAAATTTGTTGCAATTGACGGATTTAGAATGGCTATAAGAAGTGAACAATCAAAAGAGAGATATATGAATAATATTAAGTGTGTAGTTCCTTCAAGTACATTGAACGAACTTAATAAAATACTTACTAATTACGATGACGATGTATTCCTAAATATTAATGATAAAAAGTTTGTTGCGAATATAGGAAGAACTCAATTGGTATCCAGCCTGCTTCAGGGACAATTTATCGATTACGGCAATCTTCTTCCTAAAGAAAGTAAAACAATAGTAAAAATGAATAAAAATGAGTTATTATCGGCTTGTGAAAGAGCTGCAATAATATCTGATGAAGGAAGAGCTCATTTAATAACTCTTCATTTCACCGATAATAATTTATTGCTTACAAGCAAATCTGCTTACGGCAATGTTGAAGAAAATATAAATATAAATTTAAGCGGTGAGGATTTGGATATATCTTTTAACAGCAGATATGTTATAGATGCACTTAAAGTTATTGAAGATGAAAAAGTCATACTTGAATTCAATAGTTCTAACAGTCCATGCTTGATTAAACCTGTAAGCTCAAATAAGTTTACTTATTTAATAATGCCTGTTAGAATATCAAACTAAAAAAGACCTTATGGTCTTTTTTAATAAGGAGAATTAAAATGAAATATAGTATTTATTATGAATCAAAAACGGGAAATACGAAGTTACTTGCCGAAAAAGCTTATGAAATACTAAAAAAAGACATAGTTAATTTTGAAGAATATAAAGGTAATTATATTGACTATAATGAAGATATAATAATTGTAGGATTTTGGACCGATAAAGGCGGTGCTACAGACAATATAAAAGAACTATTAAGTAAAATAGAAAATAAAAAAATCATATTGTTCGGTACAGCAGGTTTTATGAGTGACAAGGAATACTATGAAAAAATCATAAATAATGTAAAAGAAGATATCAATGAAAGCTGTGAAGTGATAGATTATTTTATGTGTCAAGGTAAAATGGGGATTGGCATAAGAAAAAGATATGAAAAATCTTTGGAAACAAATCCTGATGACGAAAATATAAAAGTAATGATCAAAAATTTTGATAATGCTCTTTCTCATCCTGATGAAGAAGATTTAAAAGCTTTTGAAGGACTTTTAACTAAATATATGTAATTACTTATAAAATTTGTTTTGTGTTAAATAAAAGCTGATAATGGCTTTAAAGTGAGTGATACCGATAAAATAAATATAAGAAAAAAATAAAAAGGATTTATTAAGTATAATAAATCCTTTTTTTATAAAATATTCATATATATTAATTTAATAATTTTATTCTATAGCTTCCGTTTTATATATAAATTTAACGCTTCCATTCATATTATTTGATATTCCTGAAAAATTATTATAAGCATTAGCTTTATTTATAGTTGTATGAAGTCTGGCTTTTAAATTATCTATACTTCCTGCAGCTTCCACAAGTTTACTTATACCTTCTTTATCAAATTGGTTCATACCTTCTTTTAATTGTTTAGAACCTTTTTGTAATTTATTAATACCGCTGATCAATTGACTGCTTCCTTTTTGAAGAGTGTTTAGTCCTTCGCTTAATTCACTGCTACCTGTTATCAATGGATTTATACCTTTATTTATTAAATCATTTGCGCCGGCTGCTATTTTATCGCTACCCTGTGATTTTAATAATTTACTTCCGTCATATATTTGTGATAATCCGCTTTCTAGATTTGAAGTTCCTTTCATTAATGTTGGTTTCCCGTTTACTGTATCTGAAGTGGTTAAATTATAAACTATTTGTTTTTGTCCATTAATAGTTTGATCCAGTGTAGCTGACATTGTTTCAAGCTTAGTAATCATTGGATTTGACGGATCTGCATTTTTTAATTGACTTATCATAGTATCAATACCTGATTTTACTTGTTCATTATAAGATATAGTTTGATTTAAAGAGTTTCCCGCCGTATTTAGTCCGTCTTTTAATGTTGAACTTCCTTCTTTTGCCGTTTTTACATTTGATGACAATTTATTTATATTATTTGATAGTGTATTTGCTCCGTTTTTTAAATCCGTTGCTCCTGTTTTTAATTGCTTACTTCCTTCTGATAATTTTTTAGCACCCTTATTTAATTTATCTACTCCTGTCGTTAGTGTACCTGATTTATCCACTAAAGTAGTAATTCCTTTATATAATTCATCCGAACCTTCTACAAGGCTGTTTGAAGCATTTGAAAGCTTACTTAAAGAATTAGTTAAATCCATTAAACTGTCTACATCAGTTAAGTCTATATCGTTAAAGAGTTCATTTGTAGCGTAGCTCATACTACCGTCAAAAGTAAAGTCTTTTACATCAGCACTTACTTCTAAATATGAAGGTATATCTACTCCTTTCATACTCAATGATTCATCCATTCCCGGAAAACCGTATCCCATAATCAATGTATTGTTACCCTCATCAACTGCTTTACCGTTTGTAACTTTTACATTACTTACTTTCTTTGAATCCATAATCATTCCCGAAACTATCATAAAAGGACTGTTATTAAATGTCGTATTTTTATAATCAAATCTTATTTTTAATTTTCCTGATTTATGTGCTATATCTTCAGCACTTACTTTTTCTCCGTTTAAATAATATGATAATTTTACACTTATAGGAAGTTTTTTGTTTGAAGTACCCTGGTATGTTATATCTTTTCCTTCACTGTTCCATACTACTTTAGAAAAAGTTTTATTAAATGTTTCATTTCCTTTTATATTTTTTATATCACTTAAACTTGATTTGTCTTCTATTTTTTCACCCTTATTTGTATTTTTTAAAGTGTCGCTTACTATTTTTTTATTTATATTACCGTTTTGATCTGCAATCACATATACGCTTTCTTCTTTAGTTACTTTTGAACTTTTTGCAAATATACTTGGAGTAAATGCAGAAATTACAAGTAATGAAGATAAAGCTCCCGCAATTATTTTATTTTTATTTTTCATTTAAAACTTCTCCTTTATTACCTATATTGAATTTATAACTTGTTTTTATTATTAGTTTATCAAATATCATTAATGCTGATGGAAGCATGAATATGACAGTAAACATACTTATGATCGCACCTCTCGATAAAAGTGTACATAGAGAACTTATCATATCTACCTTAGAATAAACAGAAACTCCGAGAGTAGATAAGAAAAATCCTAAAGCACTTACTATGATTGAATTTATAGATGTTTTAAGTGCTATCGTCACAGATTCTTTTTTACTAAGTCCATTAGTTCTTTCTCTTTTATATCTCGTGGTCATAAGAATTGCATAATCTACCGTAGCTCCCAGCTGTATAGTACCTATAACAACTGAAGCTATAAATGGTATTGTCGTATTTGTATAAAAAGGTAATCCCATATTTATGAATATGGCAAATTCTATAATTGAAACCAGTATAACCGGAAGTGATATAGATTTGAATACGCATGCAATTATAATAAGTATTGCTATTATTGATATATAACTTACGACTTTAAAGTCTCTGTCCGTTATATCTATTAAATCTTTTGTACATGCTGCTTCTCCTATTACAAGAGAGTTTTTATCATATTTATTTGTTATATTGTTTATACTCGTTATTTGATTATTAACTTCATTTGATGCGGTCTTATAAGATGAGTTTATTATTATAAGTTTATATTTATCGCTTTCCAATAAGTCTTTTACATTACCTGGTATCATTTCATCAGGTATCGAAGGATCTACTATAGAATCCAGTGATAATACATCTTTTATTCCTTTTATATTTTTTATTTCATTTATCATATTATAGGTATCTTTTCTTGATAAATTTTTATCTGTGAGTATCATATGTGTTGTACCTATATCAAAATCTTTAACTAATGCATTATTTGCAACTATACTTTCTGTTGTAGCAGGAAGTGTATCTGCAAGATTGTAATAAACCTTTGTATTTTTATATCCGTATATTGAAGGTATTAATATTACCACGAATAGTAAAGCGAATATTTTATAATTTTTAACTATAAAACTACATAACCTATCAAAATTTGGCATAAAGTTTCTATGTTTTGTCTTATTGATAGTCTTTTCAAAGGTAAGTATCAATGAAGGTAATATCGTAACGCATGATATTATACCTATTACTACACCTTTTGCCATTACTATTCCGAGATTAAGACC
The DNA window shown above is from Anaerofustis stercorihominis DSM 17244 and carries:
- the secA gene encoding preprotein translocase subunit SecA, with the translated sequence MGLLGAVAKSLDTKEIKKLEKTADKIEALADEYSALSDEDLQHKTIEFKERLSNGETLDDLLVEAFATVREASTRILGLRHFKVQLIGGIILHQGNIAEMKTGEGKTLMATLPAYLNALDGKGVHIVTVNDYLAKRDSEWNGKMFNFLGLNVGLIVHGLEFEEKKAAYAADITYGTNNEFGFDYLRDNMVTEMDEMVQRDLNYAIVDEVDSILIDEARTPLIISGSGNESTKRYYDANAFIKTLKKEEDYAVDEKEKTCNLTEKGIAKAERAFNIENLSDINNMELQHHINQALRANTLMFRDRDYVVRDGEVLIVDEFTGRIMEGRRYSEGLHQAIEAKEGVKVERESVTLATITFQNYFRMYNKLAGMTGTAKTEEEEFKEIYNMNVLQVPTNKPLIREDMRDAVFTTKKGKEKAIINEIKERHDKGQPILVGTIAIEDSERLSKLLKREGIKHSVLNAKFHEKEAEIIANAGQMGTVTISTNMAGRGTDIVLGEGVKELGGLHILGTERHESRRIDNQLRGRSGRQGDPGSSQFFISLEDDLMRLFGGERIQNFASKTNLEEDEALESRMLTRTIENAQKQIEGKNFGIRKYVLQYDDVMNKQRKVIYDQRKKVLKGEDVSDAIREMIDSIIDNIVESFTTEEHFTDNWNYDKIKENIFNIFDIKMEFDSSIDSKEKLKDIIKEAVYSLYKKKEEEFSTQELRELERLVLLRVVDSNWMEHIDNMDQLKQGINLRAYGQVDPVQAYTKEGFGMFEEMNEVIKEDTVKYLFHMERVEEIVNEAPKEMYVNDGEEPAKKKPVVNKNKVGRNDPCPCGSGKKYKKCCGRNQN
- the dcd gene encoding dCTP deaminase, whose amino-acid sequence is MILSGKEIEKHIGKEIIIEPYDKNRINPNSYNLSLSNELLVYDNDLLDMKKENKASKIVIPEDGLILEPNKLYLGRTNEFTKTDKFVPMLEGRSSTGRLGLFIHVTAGFGDIGFAGYWTLEIFCVQPIKIYPNVEICQIYFHDIHGDYDLYSSGKYQNNTGIQPSLMFKDFEK
- the dnaA gene encoding chromosomal replication initiator protein DnaA, which encodes MSFKTELWNNALEYLEDELSDFVFKEYFETSITPLAYENDTFFLQVPDEGNKILLEGQYAVLVENALKYYTQRYIKVKFVVASSNDMVYSENEAIDEIAAAEPKPSVEYNVYNTSYIQFNPKYTFDSFVVGPNNRFAHAASLAVADAPAKKYNPLFIYGGVGLGKTHLMHAIAQHILRKDPTKKVVLLSSEQFLNEFLDAIQNKTNVQFRNKYRNADVLLIDDIQFIAGKNETQNEFFHTFNALQGSNKQIILTSDKPPKEIPHLEDRLRSRFSLGLICDISMPDFETRLAILRKKAKEENYQVSNEILNYIAENIESNIRELEGLLLKVMALNEFYNKPLTLDLVKKQLKDIIDISDKKISMDLITKVVCDYYNISKADILSKRRTKNIAFPRQISMYLSRELTDSSLPAIGDYYGGRDHSTVIHGYDKIKEELKTNGTLEEEIKKITLEIKNSK
- a CDS encoding efflux RND transporter permease subunit; the encoded protein is MIKISEKIVKNKILILIISLLLLIPSVIGFVTTRINYDILSYLPKDLDTMKGQDILMDEFGKGGFGMYVVKGMEDKDISNLKTKIESVKGVESVIWYDDIMDTSVPKDILPDNIYKEFNNKENNETLMAIFFKGSMGSDETMKAVEEIRSISDKQCFLSGMSSVITDIKQVVNQETVIYVIIAAILTSIILAVSMDSFMIPVFFLLSIGMSILYNLGSNFFLGDVSFITKALTAVLQLAVTMDYSIFLYHSYQEELQNYDTKNEAMANAITNTFTSIVGSSVTTIAGFLALCFMTFTLGLNLGIVMAKGVVIGIISCVTILPSLILTFEKTINKTKHRNFMPNFDRLCSFIVKNYKIFALLFVVILIPSIYGYKNTKVYYNLADTLPATTESIVANNALVKDFDIGTTHMILTDKNLSRKDTYNMINEIKNIKGIKDVLSLDSIVDPSIPDEMIPGNVKDLLESDKYKLIIINSSYKTASNEVNNQITSINNITNKYDKNSLVIGEAACTKDLIDITDRDFKVVSYISIIAILIIIACVFKSISLPVILVSIIEFAIFINMGLPFYTNTTIPFIASVVIGTIQLGATVDYAILMTTRYKRERTNGLSKKESVTIALKTSINSIIVSALGFFLSTLGVSVYSKVDMISSLCTLLSRGAIISMFTVIFMLPSALMIFDKLIIKTSYKFNIGNKGEVLNEK
- the dnaN gene encoding DNA polymerase III subunit beta, encoding MNIKVDRNEFLKALITVSKATTLRNVGSLEGILLESYDDVLSLYATNKEIQISTIIDAKVIREGKLLINSRILSDIVRSFDNGEVEIDADENNNIKLTCLNSKFNITAMDHRTFPNKEVYNINDFIKMDNHVIRNMIKETSFACATSDSVSPILTGILIENNDEDIKFVAIDGFRMAIRSEQSKERYMNNIKCVVPSSTLNELNKILTNYDDDVFLNINDKKFVANIGRTQLVSSLLQGQFIDYGNLLPKESKTIVKMNKNELLSACERAAIISDEGRAHLITLHFTDNNLLLTSKSAYGNVEENININLSGEDLDISFNSRYVIDALKVIEDEKVILEFNSSNSPCLIKPVSSNKFTYLIMPVRISN
- the bilS gene encoding flavodoxin family protein BilS, producing MKYSIYYESKTGNTKLLAEKAYEILKKDIVNFEEYKGNYIDYNEDIIIVGFWTDKGGATDNIKELLSKIENKKIILFGTAGFMSDKEYYEKIINNVKEDINESCEVIDYFMCQGKMGIGIRKRYEKSLETNPDDENIKVMIKNFDNALSHPDEEDLKAFEGLLTKYM
- a CDS encoding SAM-dependent methyltransferase is translated as MNKNLTVNPIGKIEVNNDIIYIRLDKEYISGLKELSDFSHAEIIWWFSESDKEEYRNIIEVESPYKNSPEIMGTFATRSPFRPNPIALSVIDIADIDLNEGIIKTYYIDAYNNSPILDIKPYTPSLDRVKNPIVPYWCKHWPKSIEESADFNWENEFNF